A region from the Gymnogyps californianus isolate 813 chromosome 14, ASM1813914v2, whole genome shotgun sequence genome encodes:
- the BNIP1 gene encoding vesicle transport protein SEC20 isoform X1 — protein MAAAACVPVRVCHQEIVKFDLEIKAAVQDIRDCPGPLSALTMLNAAVKEKFRHLRGRIQELEQMAKEQDKESEKQALLREVENHKKQMLRSCFANTVADMMLFCPRPREDQGWKGNQAAWRKANLACKIAIDNSEKDQLLQGRDSFRQRKTTKESLAESASNITESLMGISRMMSQQVQQSEETVQTLANSSRTILEANEEFKSMSGTIQLGRKLITKYNRRELTDKLLIFLALALFLATVLYILKKRLFPFL, from the exons ATGGCGGCGGCCGCCTGCGTGCCGGTGCGGGTTTGCCACCAGGAGATCGTCAAGTTCGACCTGGAGATCAAGGCGGCCGTGCAG GACATCCGGGACTGCCCGGGGCCGCTCAGCGCCCTCACGATGCTCAACGCCGCCGTGAAGGAGAAGTTCCGCCACCTCCGCGGCCGCATCCAG GAGCTCGAACAGATGGCAAAGGAGCAAGATAAAGAGTCGGAGAAACAAGCCTTACTGCGTGAAGTGGAAAACCATAAGAAACAAATGCTCAG ATCTTGTTTTGCAAATACGGTCGCTGACATGATGCTGTTTTGCCCAAGACCAAGAGAGGATCAGGGATGGAAAGG CAACCAGGCAGCTTGGAGAAAGGCAAATCTAGCTTGCAAAATTGCTATCGACAACTCTGAGAAAGATCAactgctgcagggaagagacTCCTTCAGACAAAG gaagaCTACAAAGGAAAGTCTGGCAGAGAGCGCAAGTAACATCACAGAGAGTCTGATGGGCATTAGCAGGATGATGTCACAGCAAGTCCAGCAGAGTGAGGAGACCGTGCAAACCCTAG CCAATTCTTCACGAACCATCCTGGAAGCGAATGAAGAATTTAAGTCCATGTCTGGGACGATTCAGTTGGGACGAAAGCTAATAACAAAGTACAATCGCAGGGAACTGACGGACAAGCTGCTAATCTTTCTCGCCCTTGCCTTATTCCTGGCCACGGTGCtctatattttgaaaaaaagactctttccatttttgtaA
- the BNIP1 gene encoding vesicle transport protein SEC20 isoform X2 — MAAAACVPVRVCHQEIVKFDLEIKAAVQDIRDCPGPLSALTMLNAAVKEKFRHLRGRIQELEQMAKEQDKESEKQALLREVENHKKQMLSNQAAWRKANLACKIAIDNSEKDQLLQGRDSFRQRKTTKESLAESASNITESLMGISRMMSQQVQQSEETVQTLANSSRTILEANEEFKSMSGTIQLGRKLITKYNRRELTDKLLIFLALALFLATVLYILKKRLFPFL, encoded by the exons ATGGCGGCGGCCGCCTGCGTGCCGGTGCGGGTTTGCCACCAGGAGATCGTCAAGTTCGACCTGGAGATCAAGGCGGCCGTGCAG GACATCCGGGACTGCCCGGGGCCGCTCAGCGCCCTCACGATGCTCAACGCCGCCGTGAAGGAGAAGTTCCGCCACCTCCGCGGCCGCATCCAG GAGCTCGAACAGATGGCAAAGGAGCAAGATAAAGAGTCGGAGAAACAAGCCTTACTGCGTGAAGTGGAAAACCATAAGAAACAAATGCTCAG CAACCAGGCAGCTTGGAGAAAGGCAAATCTAGCTTGCAAAATTGCTATCGACAACTCTGAGAAAGATCAactgctgcagggaagagacTCCTTCAGACAAAG gaagaCTACAAAGGAAAGTCTGGCAGAGAGCGCAAGTAACATCACAGAGAGTCTGATGGGCATTAGCAGGATGATGTCACAGCAAGTCCAGCAGAGTGAGGAGACCGTGCAAACCCTAG CCAATTCTTCACGAACCATCCTGGAAGCGAATGAAGAATTTAAGTCCATGTCTGGGACGATTCAGTTGGGACGAAAGCTAATAACAAAGTACAATCGCAGGGAACTGACGGACAAGCTGCTAATCTTTCTCGCCCTTGCCTTATTCCTGGCCACGGTGCtctatattttgaaaaaaagactctttccatttttgtaA
- the BNIP1 gene encoding vesicle transport protein SEC20 isoform X3: MAAAACVPVRVCHQEIVKFDLEIKAAVQDIRDCPGPLSALTMLNAAVKEKFRHLRGRIQELEQMAKEQDKESEKQALLREVENHKKQMLRKTTKESLAESASNITESLMGISRMMSQQVQQSEETVQTLANSSRTILEANEEFKSMSGTIQLGRKLITKYNRRELTDKLLIFLALALFLATVLYILKKRLFPFL, from the exons ATGGCGGCGGCCGCCTGCGTGCCGGTGCGGGTTTGCCACCAGGAGATCGTCAAGTTCGACCTGGAGATCAAGGCGGCCGTGCAG GACATCCGGGACTGCCCGGGGCCGCTCAGCGCCCTCACGATGCTCAACGCCGCCGTGAAGGAGAAGTTCCGCCACCTCCGCGGCCGCATCCAG GAGCTCGAACAGATGGCAAAGGAGCAAGATAAAGAGTCGGAGAAACAAGCCTTACTGCGTGAAGTGGAAAACCATAAGAAACAAATGCTCAG gaagaCTACAAAGGAAAGTCTGGCAGAGAGCGCAAGTAACATCACAGAGAGTCTGATGGGCATTAGCAGGATGATGTCACAGCAAGTCCAGCAGAGTGAGGAGACCGTGCAAACCCTAG CCAATTCTTCACGAACCATCCTGGAAGCGAATGAAGAATTTAAGTCCATGTCTGGGACGATTCAGTTGGGACGAAAGCTAATAACAAAGTACAATCGCAGGGAACTGACGGACAAGCTGCTAATCTTTCTCGCCCTTGCCTTATTCCTGGCCACGGTGCtctatattttgaaaaaaagactctttccatttttgtaA
- the NKX2-5 gene encoding homeobox protein Nkx-2.5 codes for MFPSPVTTTPFSVKDILNLEQHQSGLASMELSSLSSPSCMLATFKQETYSAEPPALPDLREELPEAHPAKAAAAAFPGSYYVKSYVEMDSAKDAKADKKELCSLHKSLEQEKRDLEDPERPRQRKRRKPRVLFSQAQVYELERRFKQQKYLSAPERDHLANVLKLTSTQVKIWFQNRRYKCKRQRQDQTLEMVGIPPPRRIAVPVLVRDGKPCLGESSPYSSPYNVSINPYSYNAYPAYTNYNSPACNANYNCNYPSMQTMQPSAAGNNFMNFSVGDLNSVQTPIPQGNAGISTLHGIRAW; via the exons ATGTTTCCTAGCCCTGTGACAACGACACCCTTCTCGGTCAAGGATATTTTGAACCTGGAACAGCATCAGAGCGGCCTAGCCTCCATGGAGCTCTCCTCGCTGTCCTCCCCCTCCTGCATGCTGGCCACCTTCAAGCAGGAGACGTACAGCGCCGagcccccggccctgcccgaCCTGCGGGAGGAGCTGCCCGAGGCGCACCCGGCCaaagccgccgccgccgccttccccGGCTCCTACTACGTTAAAAGCTACGTGGAAATGGACTCGGCCAAGGACGCCAAGGCGGACAAGAAAG aacTGTGTTCCCTGCACAAGAgcctggagcaggagaaaagagacCTGGAAGATCCCGAGCGCCCcagacagaggaaaaggaggaaacctCGCGTCCTCTTTTCTCAAGCCCAAGTCTACGAACTGGAGAGAAGGttcaagcagcagaaatacctCTCGGCTCCTGAGAGAGACCATCTAGCGAACGTCCTAAAGCTCACCTCCACCCAGGTGAAAATTTGGTTCCAGAATCGAAGGTATAAATGCAAAAGGCAGAGACAGGATCAGACCCTCGAAATGGTGGGCATCCCTCCCCCCCGGCGGATAGCGGTGCCGGTGCTGGTGCGCGATGGGAAGCCCTGCCTGGGGGAGTCTTCTCCCTACAGTTCGCCGTACAATGTCAGCATTAACCCCTATAGCTACAACGCCTACCCCGCGTACACTAACTACAACAGCCCCGCCTGCAACGCCAACTACAACTGCAACTACCCGTCCATGCAGACCATGCAGCCCTCGGCGGCCGGCAACAACTTCATGAACTTCAGCGTAGGGGACTTGAATTCAGTGCAGACGCCCATCCCGCAGGGGAACGCGGGGATCTCCACGTTGCACGGGATCCGAGCCTGGTAG